In Triticum urartu cultivar G1812 chromosome 6, Tu2.1, whole genome shotgun sequence, the following proteins share a genomic window:
- the LOC125516045 gene encoding histone H4 codes for MSGRGKGGKGLGKGGAKRHRKVLRDNIQGITKPAIRRLARRGGVKRISGLIYEETRGVLKIFLENVIRDAVTYTEHARRKTVTAMDVVYALKRQGRTLYGFGG; via the coding sequence ATGTCCGGCCGCGGCAAGGGCGGGAAGGGGCTGGGCAAGGGCGGCGCCAAGCGCCACCGGAAGGTGCTGCGGGACAACATCCAGGGCATCACCAAGCCGGCCATCCGGCGGCTGGCGCGCAGGGGCGGCGTGAAGCGCATCTCAGGGCTCATCTACGAGGAGACCCGCGGCGTGCTCAAGATCTTCCTCGAGAACGTCATCCGCGACGCCGTCACCTACACGGAGCACGCCCGCCGCAAGACCGTCACCGCCATGGACGTCGTCTACGCGCTCAAGCGACAGGGCCGCACCCTCTACGGCTTCGGCGGCTAG